The nucleotide sequence CTATCTCACTGGTCCAATTCCTGCTTCTTTATGCAATCTTACCAACCTAATCAAACTTCACATCTTTGAAAATCAGTTGTCTGGTACCATTCCTCGGGATATCGGAAGGCTGAGATCTCTTACCTACTTTCATCTGCGTGCAAACAATCTCGTAGGTTCCGTACTTACTTATTTATGTAATTCGTCAGTTGGAATGTTACCCGCCTTGTTGTATCTCGACCTTTCAAATAATAAGCTTACCGGACCGATACCCAAAAAACTTGGAGAATGTTCAAATTTACTTCGATTGGATGTGAGTAGAAACAGTTTGAATGGAAGCATTCCACTTACAATTGGAAGCTTGACTTCATTATAGATCCTGTTGGGTCTCAGCCAAAATGAGTTGAGTGGGGAAATACCGCAAGAATTTGGAGAGCTAAAAAAACTGGAAAGCTTAAACCTGTCTCACAACAAGATTTCCGGTTCAATTCCCTCTTCGTTTAATGAAATGCTTAGCTTGACCACTTTCGATGTTTCGTACAATGAATTAACTGGTCTTGTTCCAAGCATCAAGGCCTCTAAGGATGCTCCCATTGGTGCATTGAAGAACAATAGTGGTTTATGTGGTAATCACTCCGGGGGTTTTAAACCATGTAATTCCTTGGTTatgattgaaagaaaaaaaaaaccaaaccaAGACTTCTGGTGATAATTCTAGTTCCTCTGTTTGGTTCATTGTTTCTTCTGTTCACATTTCTTGCTATCCTTTTTTTTCTGCGAAAAAGACTAGCAAAAAATCTTGCGCAGACAGATCAAACCACGGCTACAAACCCTAGAAAAGACATATTCGCGGTATAAGATTATGACGGGAAACTTGTGTTTGAAGGAAGTAACGGAAAATTTTGATAACACATATTGCATTGGGGTGGGAGGATATGGGAGTGTCAACAAAGAAAAGCTGTCGACAGGCTAGGTTGTTGCAGTGAAAAAGCTTCATTCGTCAGATGAAGATTCTGAAATAGTTGATCTTAAATCATTTGAGAGTGAAGTTCAAGCATTAACTGAAATCCGGCATAAAAACATTGCAAAACTCTTTGGTTTCTGCTCTAGTGTAGAGCGACAAATTTCATTCTTGATTTATGAGTTTGTGGAGAGGGGTAGTTTGAAAAAGATTTTATGCGATGGGGAACAAGCGGTAGAGTTCGATTGGGTAAAGAGGACAGGATTCATCAAGGGAACAGCTGATGCACTTGCGTACATGCACCACGAATGCGTACCAGCAATAGTTCATAGGGACATATCTAGCAACAATGTCTTGTTGGATTTGGAATATGAAGCTCGTGTTTCTGATTTTGGTACTGcaaggattttgaagccagattcATCTAACTGGACATCACTTGCAGGAACGTATGGATACGTTGATCCAGGTACGTATATTTGTAATGTTAATTTTAATACTTACTGCTATGGAATAAGGTTTTCAAAGTTACTAAGTTTCACATCCATTTCTCGTTTCTTCTGTGACTAATGAATGTTGTTACAGAACTGGCCTATACAACGAAGGTGACCGAGAAATGTGATGTGTACAGCTTTGGAGTACTCCTGCTAGAAGTACTACATGGGAGGCACCCATCTGAGATCATCACATTACTCTCTCCTGCGCTTCATCTATCGTTGTCATCAATATCATCTTCGACCTCGAATAGTGTTCTGGGGAAAAACAACATAACATTGGTAGACATATTGGACCACTGCGTTGGAGCACCAACTGATGTTGTGAAGAATGAGATAACATACATAGTAAAGGTTGGTCTCTCATGCTTGCATGGTGATCCACGTACTCGTCCAACAATGCAACAAGTATCGACGGAGCTATCAGCTCAGAGTAGGCCGTCTTTTGGAAAGCCCTTTGAAACTATTACATTGCCAGACCTACTGATGGGGAACTCATAAGAACGATCTGCAACTAAATTGTCTGCATATCTTCACTTCacttatttcttctttaattgttCAGTTAAGAATATTGTTTTTCTTTCGATAAAAATGAAGTACTTTGTTCTTGTTTCGAATAattttaaaaagaaataaaaagggtTAAAAACAGATATAGGCCTGTTTTTTTCAGGTTACAACTATAGGCCCGTTTTTTTGAAACTTACAAATCTAGGCCGGTTTTGACGGTTTATTGAAAAAACGGTTAACAACAGTTATCCAGCTTTTTGGAACCGTTAGGGTAGGGCAAAAAGACTTTTAAGTCCTCAAATCATTGAGTTTTATTGGTAACTCGGTGATTCCTTCAAACCGGCCGAGTTTCATGTTAACTCGGGTTGTGACTTGTATTAGCTGACTAAGCTGAGTTATGTTTTGGCGGACTGGGCTGAGTTGGATAGGCCTAGAGCATTTGCACAGGATGTGACTAGTGTTCAACCACTTGAACATCAAATCTCCTCACAAATCATTACTGGGATCCTCCAATAAGCTCTCT is from Papaver somniferum cultivar HN1 unplaced genomic scaffold, ASM357369v1 unplaced-scaffold_91, whole genome shotgun sequence and encodes:
- the LOC113346065 gene encoding MDIS1-interacting receptor like kinase 2-like, whose product is MNNLNGPIPTSICNLNNLDILLLHQNLLSGQIPQEIGRLGSLTNLMLSSNNLTGSIPASLCNITNLNMLYCFKNQLSGTIPDDIGKLSVVTDIGLSTNYLTGPIPASLCNLTNLIKLHIFENQLSGTIPRDIGRLRSLTYFHLRANNLVGSILLGLSQNELSGEIPQEFGELKKLESLNLSHNKISGSIPSSFNEMLSLTTFDVSYNELTGLVPSIKASKDAPIGALKNNSGLCVKKLHSSDEDSEIVDLKSFESEVQALTEIRHKNIAKLFGFCSSVERQISFLIYEFVERGSLKKILCDGEQAVEFDWVKRTGFIKGTADALAYMHHECVPAIVHRDISSNNVLLDLEYEARVSDFGTARILKPDSSNWTSLAGTYGYVDPELAYTTKVTEKCDVYSFGVLLLEVLHGRHPSEIITLLSPALHLSLSSISSSTSNSVLGKNNITLVDILDHCVGAPTDVVKNEITYIVKVGLSCLHGDPRTRPTMQQVSTELSAQSRPSFGKPFETITLPDLLMGNS